The following coding sequences lie in one Pontibacter sp. G13 genomic window:
- a CDS encoding formylglycine-generating enzyme family protein has translation MPKPTLLRPPSTPAELESSMIFVEGGEFWMGSDEDHSFGESPRHQVRLSDFEMSRFPVSQALWESVMGHNPARFEHPDRPVERVSWMEIVEGFLPKLNEMTERIYRLPTEAEWEYAARGGRISQNQMGWEDFIHAGGDRMHELGWYVENSRDESAILGTKLQNTIGLKDMNGNTWDWCLNRHQGFNSDFIYQAMKLGKGITRVDWFNANLDDYFRQCFKKGKVDNPIGPAKGSGRVVRGGSWNYESMECRVAIRLSAAFSRQYSDIGFRLVRTFKC, from the coding sequence ATGCCAAAACCCACCCTCCTCCGTCCACCTTCCACACCCGCAGAGCTCGAATCCTCCATGATCTTCGTGGAGGGCGGTGAGTTCTGGATGGGCAGCGATGAAGACCACAGTTTTGGAGAATCTCCCCGGCATCAGGTCCGGCTCTCGGATTTTGAGATGAGCCGCTTTCCCGTGAGTCAGGCCCTTTGGGAATCAGTCATGGGACATAATCCCGCTCGTTTCGAGCATCCCGATCGTCCGGTGGAAAGGGTGAGTTGGATGGAAATTGTGGAGGGTTTTCTTCCCAAACTCAATGAGATGACCGAAAGGATCTATCGGCTCCCAACTGAGGCCGAATGGGAATATGCCGCTCGGGGAGGGCGGATCAGTCAAAACCAGATGGGATGGGAAGATTTCATTCATGCAGGCGGAGACCGGATGCATGAATTGGGCTGGTATGTGGAAAATTCTAGGGATGAATCTGCAATCCTTGGGACAAAGCTTCAAAATACAATAGGGTTGAAAGATATGAATGGTAATACTTGGGATTGGTGTTTAAATAGACATCAAGGGTTCAATTCAGATTTTATCTACCAAGCAATGAAACTTGGTAAAGGAATAACTCGTGTGGACTGGTTTAATGCTAATTTGGATGATTATTTTAGACAATGCTTTAAAAAAGGAAAAGTCGATAACCCAATTGGCCCAGCTAAAGGTTCAGGCCGTGTCGTTCGGGGTGGTAGTTGGAATTATGAATCTATGGAATGTAGGGTCGCAATTCGGCTTTCCGCTGCATTTTCTCGTCAATACAGCGATATAGGATTTCGTTTAGTACGAACATTCAAATGTTAA
- a CDS encoding tetratricopeptide repeat protein has protein sequence MAKSATEYFEEGLDLEHAGRYKRAIQKYTLALQQDPTHYETLLRLFDHAMIEHDIAQARKLAVKIEKYYPKHSTPYLVWVQVLIEEEKFQEANDRLKEFYDLDLRGYEEDFRYTNLLNQFSIDCLMGMEDYEQAVKDLQMMIVQEPLDEVTQDVALEYLEELEQEMGHSEEFLVVLGHVLRFHRDRSLEYAEDHDTFMRNHPSIRADVEYNFMLAKEEQLDRYARQALRRDDGEEEENG, from the coding sequence ATGGCGAAATCTGCAACTGAATACTTCGAGGAAGGACTGGATCTAGAACATGCTGGCCGGTACAAACGGGCCATTCAGAAATACACCTTGGCGCTCCAGCAAGACCCTACACACTATGAGACGCTCCTACGATTGTTTGACCATGCCATGATCGAGCACGACATCGCCCAAGCTCGAAAGCTGGCGGTCAAGATTGAAAAGTACTACCCCAAACACTCTACGCCCTATCTTGTATGGGTGCAGGTGCTGATCGAGGAGGAAAAATTCCAAGAGGCGAACGACAGGCTAAAGGAATTCTATGATCTAGACTTGCGGGGCTATGAGGAGGACTTCCGATATACAAATCTGCTCAATCAATTCTCGATAGATTGCCTGATGGGAATGGAGGACTATGAACAGGCGGTCAAGGATCTTCAGATGATGATCGTGCAGGAACCTTTGGATGAGGTCACGCAGGATGTCGCACTTGAATATTTGGAAGAATTGGAACAGGAAATGGGCCACAGCGAAGAGTTTTTGGTCGTTCTAGGTCATGTTCTTCGTTTCCACCGAGATCGGAGTCTCGAATACGCGGAGGATCATGATACATTCATGCGGAACCACCCTTCGATTCGCGCAGATGTGGAATACAATTTCATGCTCGCCAAGGAGGAGCAGTTGGATAGATATGCCAGACAGGCACTCAGGCGCGATGATGGGGAGGAGGAAGAAAATGGATAG
- a CDS encoding formylglycine-generating enzyme family protein: MPKPTLLRPPSTPAELEASMIFVEGGEFWMGSDEDHSFGESPRHKVRLSDFEMSRFPVSQALWESVMGHNPAHFEHPNRPVEMVSWEDIMERFLPKLHVLTGKSYRVPTEAEWEYAAQGGRISQSQMGWADFPHSGGERMHELGWYLKNARQESAILGAKCQNPLGLKEMNGNVWEWSSNRHMGFDPEKLKMPEGRSLILDELQAANLDTYYQQCFEQGVAVDPLGPSSGSYWVNRGGGWSNKASNSRVAFRDVDLPDDRFSVLGFRLSRTP, encoded by the coding sequence ATGCCAAAACCCACCCTCCTCCGTCCACCTTCCACACCCGCCGAGCTCGAAGCCTCCATGATCTTTGTGGAGGGCGGTGAGTTCTGGATGGGCAGCGATGAAGACCACAGTTTTGGGGAATCTCCTCGGCATAAGGTCCGGCTCTCAGATTTTGAGATGAGCCGCTTTCCCGTGAGTCAGGCCCTTTGGGAATCAGTCATGGGACATAATCCCGCTCATTTCGAGCATCCCAATCGTCCGGTAGAAATGGTGAGTTGGGAGGACATTATGGAACGATTTCTCCCTAAGCTTCATGTACTGACCGGAAAATCCTATCGTGTTCCTACCGAAGCCGAGTGGGAATATGCCGCTCAGGGAGGGCGGATCAGTCAAAGCCAGATGGGATGGGCAGATTTTCCACATTCAGGTGGAGAGCGGATGCATGAATTGGGCTGGTATCTAAAGAATGCCCGACAAGAATCAGCCATCCTTGGGGCCAAATGTCAGAATCCGTTGGGATTGAAGGAAATGAATGGAAATGTCTGGGAGTGGAGCTCCAACCGCCATATGGGATTCGATCCTGAAAAATTGAAGATGCCGGAGGGGAGGAGTTTGATTTTGGATGAGCTTCAGGCCGCCAATTTGGATACCTATTACCAGCAATGCTTCGAGCAGGGGGTTGCAGTTGATCCGCTGGGACCATCGTCAGGCTCCTACTGGGTTAATCGCGGTGGCGGTTGGAGCAACAAAGCCTCCAACAGTCGTGTGGCATTTCGCGACGTCGACCTTCCCGACGATCGCTTCAGCGTTTTAGGGTTTCGCCTCAGCAGGACCCCTTAG